Proteins from a genomic interval of Paenibacillus sp. FSL H8-0048:
- a CDS encoding CoA-disulfide reductase, translated as MSRTIVIIGGVAGGASAAARLRRLNEEDNIIIIERGEHVSFANCGLPYYIGETIDSRDKLFLQTPAGIQARFNIDVRIFTEATAIDRERKEVHCRNVTTGETLHIPYDIVVLSPGAKPIVPAFPGIAEADNLFTLRNIPDTDRIKAYVDSRHPRHATVIGAGFIGLEMAENLRERGLAVTVIDRGEQILNPLDLEMVRPLEEHMRLHGVELRLNEGVEAFEQQGRLVRLSSGGELSTDMVILAIGVSPENDLARSCGLELGIRGAVKVNASLQTSDPSIYAVGDVIEVKDRVQGFDTMVSLAWGANRQGRLAADHINGRQASYTGALGTAIIKLFDMTAALTGNNEKTLSSLGVPFEAVHIHPNSHAGYYPGAVPIALKLLFNPQTGEIYGAQAAGSAGVDKRIDVIATAIRSKLKADELADLELAYAPPYSSAKDPVNMAGYVASNVMEGLVRNLQWHEVDEFTHTSGLIIDVRDEAERLAGYIPESINIPLAELRDRLSEIPQDQKIAVSCQVGLRGYIAARMLTQYGYAVRNVDGGYKTYAAMARGANTGDSGKTGAPVLRKEDPSPAGIVHIKEQLSSKPQLLLDACGLQCPGPILKVYETIGSMEEGQRVEITATDFGFAADIRQWCSKTGNTLEAVDVSGGKVHALVRKGQDPEDRTGVAAGQAAVSEGTTMIVFSGDLDKTIASFIIATGAAAMGKQVTMFFTFWGLNVLRRGQSPQVKKHALDRMFGLMMPKGTRKLPLSRMNMGGLGAKMIRYTMRRKNVESLENLMQGALHAGVKLMACTMSMDIMGIKQEELIEGVDFGGVASYLGAAEDSGVNLFI; from the coding sequence ATGAGCAGAACTATAGTCATTATCGGCGGAGTTGCCGGAGGGGCATCCGCAGCAGCGCGCTTAAGAAGATTGAACGAAGAAGACAACATTATAATTATAGAGCGGGGAGAGCATGTTTCTTTTGCCAACTGCGGCTTGCCTTATTATATTGGAGAGACGATTGATTCAAGAGATAAGCTGTTCCTGCAGACACCGGCTGGTATACAGGCGCGCTTTAATATCGATGTGAGAATCTTCACCGAGGCAACGGCGATTGACCGTGAACGCAAGGAGGTACATTGCCGCAATGTTACAACAGGCGAGACACTGCACATTCCATATGACATTGTAGTGCTCTCTCCGGGCGCGAAGCCTATCGTTCCGGCGTTTCCCGGAATCGCTGAGGCGGATAACCTGTTTACACTGAGGAATATTCCGGATACGGACCGTATCAAGGCATATGTGGACAGCCGTCACCCCCGGCATGCCACTGTAATTGGAGCCGGTTTTATCGGCCTTGAAATGGCTGAGAATCTCCGGGAACGGGGTCTTGCCGTAACTGTAATTGACCGGGGGGAACAGATTCTTAACCCGCTTGACCTGGAGATGGTTCGTCCGCTGGAGGAGCATATGCGTCTGCATGGGGTAGAGCTGCGGCTGAATGAGGGCGTAGAAGCTTTTGAACAACAAGGCCGTCTGGTTCGTCTCTCCTCCGGCGGGGAGCTTAGCACGGATATGGTTATTCTGGCGATCGGGGTCAGTCCTGAGAATGACCTGGCGCGAAGCTGCGGACTTGAGCTGGGCATCCGGGGGGCGGTTAAGGTGAATGCTTCACTGCAGACGAGTGATCCGTCCATCTATGCTGTTGGTGATGTCATTGAAGTGAAGGACCGTGTTCAGGGGTTCGATACCATGGTATCCCTTGCCTGGGGGGCCAACCGTCAGGGGCGTCTGGCCGCTGATCATATCAATGGGCGGCAAGCCTCGTATACAGGAGCATTAGGTACGGCGATTATCAAGCTCTTCGATATGACAGCTGCGCTGACCGGAAATAATGAGAAGACGCTTAGTTCACTGGGCGTTCCCTTTGAAGCTGTGCATATCCATCCGAATTCCCACGCCGGTTACTACCCCGGTGCTGTGCCAATAGCGCTCAAGCTGCTGTTCAACCCGCAGACAGGTGAGATTTATGGAGCGCAAGCAGCCGGAAGTGCCGGTGTCGACAAAAGAATAGATGTCATTGCCACCGCTATCCGCAGCAAGCTTAAGGCTGATGAGCTGGCAGATCTGGAGCTGGCGTATGCGCCGCCGTATTCCTCGGCCAAAGATCCGGTCAATATGGCAGGCTATGTTGCCTCTAATGTGATGGAAGGACTCGTCCGCAATCTGCAATGGCATGAGGTGGACGAATTCACCCACACTTCCGGTCTTATCATTGATGTCAGAGACGAAGCAGAGCGGTTAGCCGGTTATATCCCCGAGTCCATCAATATTCCTCTGGCTGAGCTGAGAGACCGTCTTTCAGAGATTCCGCAGGATCAGAAGATCGCCGTATCCTGTCAGGTAGGGCTGCGCGGCTACATTGCTGCCCGGATGTTAACCCAATACGGATATGCAGTACGAAACGTTGACGGAGGCTACAAGACATACGCAGCAATGGCAAGGGGGGCTAACACTGGAGATTCCGGGAAGACAGGAGCACCAGTTTTGAGAAAAGAGGACCCGTCTCCCGCCGGGATAGTCCATATCAAAGAACAGCTTAGCAGTAAGCCTCAGCTCTTACTGGATGCTTGCGGATTACAGTGCCCCGGCCCTATACTCAAAGTATATGAGACTATAGGTTCTATGGAGGAAGGCCAGCGGGTAGAGATCACTGCAACGGATTTCGGGTTTGCCGCTGACATCAGGCAGTGGTGCAGCAAGACGGGGAATACGCTGGAAGCTGTGGATGTATCCGGAGGCAAAGTTCACGCACTGGTACGCAAAGGACAAGACCCGGAAGACAGAACCGGGGTAGCGGCGGGACAGGCAGCAGTCTCTGAAGGAACCACGATGATTGTATTCAGCGGTGATCTGGACAAAACCATCGCTTCCTTCATTATTGCAACAGGCGCCGCAGCGATGGGCAAGCAGGTAACCATGTTCTTTACCTTCTGGGGGCTTAATGTTCTGCGCCGGGGGCAGTCTCCACAGGTGAAGAAACATGCACTCGACCGGATGTTTGGTCTGATGATGCCGAAGGGAACGCGGAAGCTTCCCTTATCCAGAATGAACATGGGCGGGCTTGGCGCCAAAATGATCCGTTATACGATGCGCCGCAAGAATGTGGAGTCTCTGGAAAATCTGATGCAGGGGGCACTGCATGCGGGGGTCAAGCTGATGGCCTGCACAATGAGTATGGATATCATGGGCATCAAGCAGGAGGAATTAATTGAGGGTGTGGACTTCGGCGGTGTTGCCAGCTATCTTGGAGCTGCCGAGGACTCCGGCGTGAACCTATTCATCTAG
- the pfkA gene encoding 6-phosphofructokinase — MSNVKKIAVLTSGGDSQGMNAAVRAVVRSAIYFGIEVFGIQRGYQGLLNRDIFPMDLRSVGDIIQRGGTVLQSARCLEFMKPEGQQKGADILNELGIDGLVVIGGDGSYHGANKLSKLGIKTMALPGTIDNDISYTDYTIGFDTAVGVVVDAINKLRDTMSSHERSSIVEVMGRHCGDIALHAGLASGAETILVPEMPYDLNEVADRMKDNFARGKRHSIVIVAEGVGKGEDVAQALKDRHASLDARVTVLGHIQRGGTPTPGDRNLASRLADFAVRKLIEGESDKACGIIKGELVLTDIDKVVNTKKDFNIELYELASRLSQ; from the coding sequence ATGTCAAACGTAAAAAAAATCGCAGTATTAACCAGCGGAGGAGACTCCCAGGGGATGAACGCCGCAGTGCGTGCGGTTGTCCGCAGCGCGATCTACTTCGGAATTGAGGTATTCGGCATTCAGCGCGGATATCAGGGCCTCTTGAACCGTGACATTTTCCCGATGGATTTGCGTAGTGTCGGAGATATTATCCAGCGCGGAGGTACCGTTCTGCAGTCTGCACGCTGTCTGGAGTTCATGAAGCCGGAAGGCCAGCAGAAGGGTGCTGACATTCTGAATGAGCTTGGCATCGACGGTCTGGTTGTTATCGGCGGAGACGGCTCTTATCATGGCGCCAACAAGCTCAGCAAGCTGGGAATCAAGACGATGGCTCTTCCGGGCACTATTGATAATGATATTTCTTATACAGACTATACGATTGGGTTTGATACTGCCGTAGGCGTAGTAGTGGATGCGATCAATAAATTGCGCGACACCATGTCTTCCCATGAACGTTCCTCCATCGTAGAGGTTATGGGCCGTCACTGCGGAGATATCGCTCTGCATGCGGGTCTGGCTTCCGGGGCGGAGACCATTCTGGTGCCGGAAATGCCTTATGATCTGAATGAGGTAGCTGACCGGATGAAGGATAATTTCGCACGCGGCAAACGTCACAGTATCGTCATTGTAGCGGAAGGCGTAGGCAAAGGTGAGGATGTTGCTCAGGCTCTCAAAGACCGCCATGCTTCCCTGGATGCCCGTGTAACTGTACTGGGTCACATTCAGCGCGGGGGTACTCCAACACCGGGAGACCGTAACCTTGCCAGCCGTCTGGCCGATTTCGCGGTCCGCAAGCTGATCGAAGGCGAATCGGACAAGGCGTGCGGGATTATTAAAGGGGAACTGGTTCTTACCGATATCGACAAGGTAGTGAACACGAAGAAAGATTTCAATATCGAGCTGTATGAATTGGCTTCCCGTCTATCCCAGTAA
- a CDS encoding tetraprenyl-beta-curcumene synthase family protein, giving the protein MNEFEQGRNRSPRGPIGLMKRVYKYVLPEVRSCLDFWRKDAEGIPDPELRKQALASIETKQFHCEGGGIYAAGNLSMRHILIPLIVAYQTISDYLDNLCDRSTSLDPADFRLLHKSMLDAVTPGAEPVNYYALRTEQNDGGYLHRLVRKCQEMTSRLPGYGAAAEEVYNLAVLYTDLQVYKHIHPELREAALKEWWEKEGHRAPHLQWNEFAAATGSTLGVFMLFLASCDPKLSTVASSSIRAAYFPHVCGLHIMLDYLIDQDEDRAGGDLNFCNYYENTDMMLNRIASIVEWARKDVRSLPENSMHRMIIEGLLALYLSDPKVSEQREVRSVSRRLMKNSPLTRLFFFVNSRWIRKHMY; this is encoded by the coding sequence TTGAATGAATTTGAGCAAGGCCGTAACCGTAGTCCGCGCGGTCCTATTGGACTCATGAAGAGGGTCTATAAGTACGTGCTGCCGGAAGTGCGATCATGTCTCGATTTCTGGCGCAAGGATGCAGAAGGAATTCCCGATCCTGAGCTCCGCAAGCAAGCGCTTGCCAGCATTGAAACGAAGCAGTTTCATTGCGAAGGCGGCGGAATCTATGCCGCCGGCAATTTGTCGATGAGACATATACTGATTCCGCTAATTGTTGCTTATCAGACGATCAGTGATTATTTGGACAACCTGTGTGACCGCAGTACTTCGCTTGACCCGGCTGATTTCCGGCTGCTGCATAAGTCTATGCTGGATGCTGTTACCCCCGGCGCAGAGCCTGTGAACTATTACGCGCTGCGCACGGAACAGAATGACGGCGGATACCTGCACAGACTGGTCCGCAAATGCCAGGAGATGACCTCCCGGCTGCCCGGATACGGTGCTGCTGCTGAAGAGGTCTATAATCTGGCCGTATTGTATACCGATCTTCAGGTCTATAAGCACATTCACCCGGAGCTCCGGGAAGCGGCCCTCAAGGAATGGTGGGAGAAGGAGGGGCACCGGGCGCCTCATCTCCAGTGGAATGAGTTTGCGGCCGCAACCGGTTCAACTTTGGGCGTATTTATGCTTTTTCTGGCGTCCTGTGATCCTAAGCTAAGTACAGTGGCATCATCATCCATTCGTGCTGCTTATTTTCCGCATGTGTGCGGTCTGCATATCATGCTGGATTATCTGATTGACCAGGATGAAGACCGGGCCGGCGGTGATCTCAATTTCTGCAATTATTATGAGAATACGGATATGATGCTGAACCGGATCGCTTCCATTGTGGAGTGGGCCCGCAAGGATGTCCGGAGTCTTCCCGAGAACTCCATGCACCGAATGATCATCGAAGGACTGCTGGCACTCTATTTATCCGATCCCAAGGTGAGTGAGCAGCGGGAGGTCCGCTCGGTGTCCCGGAGGCTGATGAAGAATAGTCCGCTGACCAGACTCTTCTTCTTCGTCAACAGCCGCTGGATTCGCAAACACATGTATTGA
- a CDS encoding MFS transporter, with the protein MNARRSGGQYSDQNWLRSFMFTLYGTSVLVVSYFPLFYAHLGFSSPQMGLLYSVGPLISILSNLFWSMMSDRLGTVRKIMALLLGGQLVTAIILARATDFSSVMLILSFFYFFYYPVFPLADTMAIKIAQRHGRNFIAIRVFGSLGYSFFALTIGYVLRTLGPQYSVAICIVIVVTALLITIGLKDVKRTEAAPLSVDKETADKPLKGSGLREILLQKEVLWFFGSVFLLAIGYRMNEAFLTISLKGMNAGDEIVGWAQLASALSEIPIFFLLSRYGDKFKELPLLACASLMFTLRFLFMSLAQEPGTVVAIQAMHSISFGIYYVTAVRYITRIIPDHLRATGMALFTVVWSSGAGLLSGTFGGLIYQDAGRVVFYLVATAFSVLAFAGFLSKHLLDLGGGTVRPLRNKSKPPL; encoded by the coding sequence ATGAATGCGAGGCGGAGCGGCGGCCAATATAGTGATCAAAACTGGCTGCGATCCTTTATGTTTACGCTGTACGGCACCAGTGTGCTGGTTGTTTCTTATTTCCCGTTATTTTATGCCCACCTGGGCTTCAGCAGTCCGCAAATGGGTCTGCTCTACTCAGTAGGCCCGTTAATCTCAATTCTCTCTAATCTGTTCTGGAGTATGATGAGCGACCGGCTGGGTACCGTCCGTAAGATTATGGCCCTCCTGCTTGGAGGCCAGCTGGTAACCGCCATTATTCTGGCCAGAGCCACCGATTTTTCTAGTGTAATGCTTATTTTGTCCTTTTTCTATTTCTTCTATTACCCTGTCTTTCCGCTGGCAGATACGATGGCTATCAAAATTGCCCAGCGCCACGGGCGGAATTTCATCGCCATCCGTGTATTCGGCTCACTCGGGTACTCCTTCTTCGCCCTTACAATAGGCTATGTACTTAGAACGCTCGGACCTCAGTATAGCGTAGCGATTTGCATTGTGATTGTCGTAACCGCTCTGCTGATTACGATTGGGCTGAAGGATGTGAAGCGAACCGAAGCGGCACCGCTCTCTGTAGACAAGGAAACTGCGGACAAACCGCTGAAGGGCTCCGGACTCCGGGAGATTCTGCTGCAAAAGGAAGTGCTGTGGTTCTTCGGCTCGGTCTTCCTGCTCGCCATCGGCTACAGGATGAACGAGGCCTTCCTGACCATCAGCCTCAAGGGCATGAATGCAGGAGATGAGATCGTGGGCTGGGCGCAGCTGGCCTCTGCGCTCAGTGAGATCCCTATCTTCTTCCTGCTCAGCAGATATGGCGACAAGTTCAAGGAGCTGCCGCTGCTCGCTTGTGCCAGCCTGATGTTCACGCTGCGCTTTCTGTTCATGTCGCTGGCCCAGGAGCCGGGCACAGTGGTTGCCATTCAAGCCATGCACAGTATTTCGTTCGGCATTTATTATGTAACCGCCGTCCGCTATATCACACGAATCATCCCTGATCATCTGCGGGCCACCGGAATGGCCCTCTTCACCGTCGTATGGTCCAGCGGCGCAGGTCTGCTCAGCGGCACCTTCGGCGGGCTGATCTACCAGGATGCCGGGCGGGTTGTATTTTATCTGGTCGCTACCGCCTTCTCGGTTCTGGCCTTCGCCGGTTTCCTGTCCAAGCATCTGTTGGACCTTGGGGGCGGCACAGTCCGTCCGCTAAGGAATAAGAGTAAGCCCCCGCTCTGA
- a CDS encoding cold shock domain-containing protein, which yields MKGTVKWFNAEKGYGFLQVEGGEDVFVHFSAIQGDGFKTLDEGQAVEFDVTDGNRGPQAANVVKL from the coding sequence TTGAAAGGTACAGTAAAATGGTTTAACGCAGAAAAAGGTTATGGTTTTCTTCAGGTTGAAGGCGGCGAAGATGTATTCGTTCACTTCTCAGCAATTCAAGGCGACGGATTCAAGACTTTGGACGAAGGCCAAGCGGTAGAATTCGATGTTACTGACGGTAACCGTGGTCCACAGGCAGCGAACGTAGTTAAATTATAA
- the pepF gene encoding oligoendopeptidase F has translation MEQLPKRSEVPAENRWKLEDMFASEEQWDAEYKEVKALITSAASFQGKLDSPDALKKCFELDDKLSLLTERLYVYAHMRQDEDTAAPKYQALSSKAKKLGVEAGEALSFVTPEILALPDATLDQFIADPSLSGYTFTLTEMKREKAHVLSKAEEALLAQVSTIAQAPQTVFSMLNNADLKFPKIKNEEGKEVELTHGSYIQFLESPDRDVRKNAFKAVYETYGKQKNTIAATLSANVNKNVFYSRVRKYPSVLEMSLYGDNIPKEVYTNLIDTIHESLPLMHRYMKLRQKLLGVDELHMYDLFAPLVDEYKLDITFDEAKKITKEGLKPLGEDYLSVLQEGYDKGWIDVYENENKRSGAYSWGAYGTHPFVLLNHNDNLNSMFTLAHEMGHALHSYYSDTALKYRDAQYTIFLAEVASTTNEALLMDYMLKKSTDPKEKMYLLTYYADQFRTTIFRQTMFAEFEKIIHQRAEEGESLTPQDLSSIYYDLNVKYYGKDMVVDQDIEMEWARIPHFYNSFYVYKYATGFSAATSFAKQILEEGKPAVDRYLGFLKSGGSDYSINILSKAGVDMSSPEPIREAMSVFESVIEQMEQLTK, from the coding sequence ATGGAACAATTACCTAAGAGAAGTGAAGTGCCCGCCGAGAACCGCTGGAAGCTTGAAGATATGTTTGCTTCAGAGGAGCAGTGGGATGCCGAATACAAGGAAGTGAAGGCGCTGATCACAAGCGCTGCCTCCTTCCAGGGGAAGCTGGATTCTCCCGATGCCCTGAAGAAATGCTTCGAGCTGGACGATAAGCTGTCCCTGCTGACTGAACGCCTCTATGTCTATGCGCATATGCGCCAGGATGAGGATACAGCAGCTCCGAAGTACCAGGCTCTCTCCTCCAAGGCCAAGAAGCTTGGCGTTGAAGCGGGCGAAGCCCTTTCTTTTGTCACACCAGAGATTCTGGCCTTGCCTGACGCGACGCTGGACCAGTTCATCGCCGACCCTTCGCTCTCCGGCTACACCTTCACATTGACTGAAATGAAGCGTGAGAAGGCCCATGTCCTGTCCAAAGCGGAAGAAGCCCTGCTGGCTCAGGTCAGCACGATCGCTCAGGCCCCGCAGACTGTATTCAGCATGCTGAACAATGCGGATCTGAAGTTTCCGAAGATTAAGAACGAAGAAGGCAAGGAAGTCGAGCTGACGCACGGAAGCTATATTCAGTTCCTCGAAAGCCCGGATCGTGACGTCCGCAAGAATGCCTTCAAAGCGGTCTACGAAACCTACGGCAAGCAAAAGAACACCATTGCTGCTACGCTGAGCGCTAATGTGAATAAGAATGTCTTTTACTCCCGTGTGCGCAAATACCCTTCCGTGCTTGAAATGTCGCTCTACGGTGACAATATTCCGAAGGAAGTCTACACGAATCTGATCGATACGATTCATGAGAGTCTGCCGCTGATGCACCGTTATATGAAGCTGCGCCAGAAGCTGCTCGGGGTCGATGAGCTACATATGTATGACTTGTTCGCTCCGCTTGTGGACGAATATAAGCTGGATATTACTTTTGACGAGGCCAAGAAGATTACCAAGGAAGGCCTGAAGCCGCTTGGCGAGGACTACCTGAGTGTTCTGCAGGAAGGCTATGACAAAGGCTGGATTGATGTCTACGAGAACGAGAACAAACGCTCCGGCGCGTACAGCTGGGGGGCTTACGGCACACATCCTTTCGTGCTGCTGAACCATAACGATAATCTGAACAGCATGTTCACACTGGCGCATGAGATGGGTCACGCCCTGCATTCCTACTATTCGGACACCGCGCTGAAATACCGGGACGCGCAGTACACTATTTTCCTGGCGGAGGTTGCTTCTACCACCAATGAGGCGCTGTTAATGGATTATATGCTGAAGAAATCCACAGACCCGAAGGAAAAAATGTATCTGCTTACCTACTATGCCGACCAGTTCCGTACGACGATCTTCCGGCAGACGATGTTCGCTGAATTCGAGAAAATCATTCATCAGCGCGCCGAAGAAGGCGAATCGCTCACACCGCAGGATCTCTCTTCCATCTACTACGATCTGAATGTCAAATATTACGGCAAGGATATGGTGGTCGATCAGGATATTGAGATGGAGTGGGCACGGATTCCCCATTTCTATAACAGCTTCTATGTCTATAAATATGCTACCGGCTTCTCGGCGGCGACGAGCTTTGCCAAACAGATTCTGGAGGAAGGCAAACCGGCGGTTGACCGTTACCTCGGCTTCCTCAAGAGCGGCGGCAGCGATTATTCCATCAACATCCTGAGCAAGGCCGGAGTGGATATGTCGTCTCCTGAGCCGATCCGTGAAGCCATGAGCGTATTTGAGAGCGTCATTGAGCAGATGGAGCAGTTGACCAAGTAA
- a CDS encoding LapA family protein, with amino-acid sequence MKFQWSLILGLFFALITAVFAVMNVDPVPVNFGFDVVSIPLILVILGCALIGGVVVGSYGIFRQYKLQKQIKSLNAELAKLRDAGSINMEPSSAESAPLTPEGSSQL; translated from the coding sequence ATGAAATTTCAATGGTCATTAATATTAGGTTTGTTCTTTGCCCTGATAACCGCCGTATTCGCAGTCATGAATGTAGATCCGGTTCCGGTGAATTTCGGCTTTGACGTTGTGAGCATCCCGCTGATTCTCGTCATTCTTGGCTGTGCGCTGATTGGCGGTGTGGTGGTGGGTTCGTATGGGATTTTCCGCCAGTATAAGCTGCAGAAGCAGATCAAGAGCCTGAATGCCGAGCTTGCCAAGCTGCGTGACGCGGGAAGTATCAACATGGAGCCTAGCTCTGCTGAGAGCGCCCCTCTTACTCCAGAAGGATCATCCCAGCTGTAA
- a CDS encoding M42 family metallopeptidase, with amino-acid sequence MLNIQPNEEYILNLLKKLLDTPSPSGFTAQVMALVAEEAAALGIPLTWNEKGGAMLTVPGLDPSRTIGISAHVDTLGAMVRSIKSNGTLRLTSVGGFSMSSIENEYCIIHTRSGLTYTGTILTSHPSVHVYADAREFKRAEENMEIRIDELVSTKDDVLKLGISVGDFISFDARAVLTPSGYIKSRHLDDKASVAALFGLLESIRREGWKPLHNLSLLISNYEEVGHGAAWIPGEINEMIAVDMGAMGDDLSCKETDVSICAKDSSGPYDYAMTSRMIELANGLAIPFAVDIYPQYGSDASAALRGGNNIRAALIGPGVHASHSMERTHKQAVLNTAKLLAAYVGAN; translated from the coding sequence TTGCTTAACATCCAGCCCAATGAAGAATATATCCTGAATCTGCTCAAAAAACTGCTCGACACTCCAAGCCCCAGCGGCTTCACCGCCCAGGTGATGGCACTCGTGGCCGAAGAAGCGGCAGCGCTGGGTATTCCGCTTACCTGGAATGAAAAAGGCGGCGCGATGCTCACCGTACCCGGACTCGACCCTTCGCGCACAATCGGCATCAGCGCCCACGTGGATACGCTCGGTGCCATGGTCCGCTCAATTAAGTCTAACGGTACCCTCCGCTTAACCTCTGTAGGCGGATTCAGCATGAGCAGCATTGAGAATGAATATTGCATCATCCATACCCGCAGCGGCTTAACTTATACCGGTACGATCCTGACCAGTCATCCCTCTGTGCATGTGTATGCCGATGCCCGTGAATTCAAGCGTGCGGAAGAGAATATGGAGATCCGGATTGATGAGCTCGTCTCCACCAAGGATGATGTGCTGAAGCTGGGGATTTCAGTCGGTGACTTCATTTCGTTCGATGCTAGGGCGGTGCTTACCCCCAGCGGATATATCAAATCCCGCCATCTGGACGACAAAGCCAGCGTAGCCGCCTTATTCGGGCTGCTGGAGAGCATCCGGCGCGAAGGCTGGAAGCCGCTGCACAACCTGTCCCTGCTCATCTCCAACTATGAAGAGGTTGGTCACGGTGCTGCCTGGATTCCGGGTGAGATCAATGAGATGATCGCTGTGGACATGGGCGCGATGGGCGATGACCTCAGCTGCAAGGAGACGGATGTCTCCATCTGCGCCAAGGACTCCTCCGGCCCGTATGACTATGCCATGACCAGCCGCATGATCGAGCTGGCGAACGGTCTGGCTATTCCCTTCGCGGTTGATATCTATCCGCAATACGGCTCTGATGCTTCTGCTGCACTGCGCGGCGGAAATAACATCCGGGCCGCTCTGATCGGACCCGGCGTACACGCCTCCCATTCCATGGAGCGTACCCACAAGCAGGCTGTGCTGAATACGGCTAAGCTGCTGGCGGCTTATGTTGGGGCGAACTGA
- a CDS encoding tetratricopeptide repeat protein, giving the protein MTHTIEAAMQLRSSGQAEEARTMLLQLLTANESSAELHYQLAWTHDVLGLEREAVSYYEQSLALGLPDAEQKAGAMLGLGSTYRTLGQYTESRALLEQGALEFPQRAEFKAFLAMTLYNLGAHTEAMQLLLTLLADTSTDPGIQDYRKAIKYYADKLEQVWP; this is encoded by the coding sequence GTGACTCATACAATAGAAGCCGCTATGCAGCTCCGGTCTTCTGGCCAGGCTGAAGAAGCAAGGACCATGCTGCTACAGCTGCTGACAGCAAATGAGAGCAGCGCGGAACTGCATTATCAGCTGGCATGGACGCATGATGTGCTGGGCTTGGAGCGCGAGGCGGTATCCTATTACGAGCAGAGTCTTGCCCTCGGGCTTCCAGATGCGGAGCAGAAGGCAGGTGCGATGCTGGGCCTGGGCAGCACGTACCGGACGCTGGGGCAGTATACAGAGTCCCGTGCGCTGCTGGAGCAGGGTGCGCTTGAATTCCCGCAGCGTGCTGAGTTCAAGGCTTTTCTGGCCATGACGCTGTATAATCTGGGTGCGCACACAGAGGCGATGCAACTGTTGCTTACCCTGCTTGCGGACACATCCACTGATCCCGGTATCCAGGATTACCGCAAGGCCATTAAGTACTATGCGGACAAGCTGGAACAGGTATGGCCTTAA